CAGAGCGTCATatcgccgggccataataatagatctaaaTAAAGTGATCTGGCGGGATGTGGCCCCTAATTAGGTACCTGAAGGATCTAATTTGCAATACGGCCAACAGGACTTTTGCCTCTATGTGAATATGACAAATTGCATGTCTGAGTATAGAAGACAATAATAGAAATAACGGTAACTTTGCTGCTAAGATTTTCCCTTCCAGttgcagaagaagaaaagtggATCCGCTGCGGGCCACCGATACCGTACCAGAGAAAATCCCCCAAATCGGCCGATCAGGTTTTAAAACAGGTTAAAATGACTTGTGGGTTCTTCTGTTGTTTTTATATTAGAATTTTCTTCAATTGAAAAACAACTGAATCTGAGCTCAACCTGTCTGTCTCTTCAGCTGTAAAACTACAttcttatgtaaaaaaaaaaaccaaaggaACCGAGAAACAGTTTAAAAGAGTGAAAAACAACCCCTACAAAACCACGAGTGGAAAGCAAGTCGCATTGAAACTTTATCTTCATGGGATTCGACGTAAACAGAAACTGCTCGCGTCATCCGGGGCTGGTCAGTCCGCGGAGGTCGGGACCTGACATGAGACGTAAAGACGAGGCGGAACACCAGGATTGCGAGTATGTCCGGCCGGTTTGGCCTCACAGGGCTCCGAATTTGGCCTCGTAGCGCTCGACGACTTTCTTGCAGCGGCCGAAGTCGCTGCGGAGCTCGGCCACCTCCTGCCGCAGCGCGGTGTTCTCCCGCTCCAGGAACGCCGCCCGCACCGTGATCTGGTTCTCCTTGAGTCGCCGGGCGTCGCGCGACCTCTTGGCGGCGATGTTGTTCTTCTTCCGCCGCTGCCAGTACTTCTCGTTCTGAGTGGGATTACGTCACATCTTTAATGCCGCGCAGCATTCAACTTTAAATagtgaaatttaaaaaaacgaaCTCACCTTCTGCTCATCTGGCACGAACACTTTCTTTGCCTTTTTGATCATCGGCTGCGGCCGCAGCTCCTCCGCCGAGAAGCGGTGTTTGCGGGGGTCGAACAGCTCGCCCCCGGGCACGCTGGACAGCACCAGGTCGGTGGGATCCGGGTCGAAGTTCACCTCCACCTCGACGTTATCGGGGTCCGGGGTCGCCCGGTCCTTCTCCGCAGTCGCCTCTGGAGAGGGAACAAGTCGAGGGTTAAAATGAACGAGTCGTGGGCGGCCGTGGATTTCAGTAAAACACGCCGCTTTCCTCCGACCTGCGCCGGCCACACTGGTGCTGACCACTTCTTCCTCACACTGGTCCAGTTCCAGAACGGGCAACAGCGTTGCTGGGGCCGTGGACTCTGGGGAGGGTTTCTCAACTTTGTTCTGAGGGTCCTCTTTGCCGGAGGCCTTCTGGGACGCTTCCTCCACGCTGGCAATGCCGTTCTCGATCAGGAACTCCTCCAAGTCCATGTACTCCAGGTGGAAGGTCTCGCTGTCATAGGGAATGGTCTTTTCCCAAATGGCCGGGGTCAGGGCGGCCGAAGGTCCCAGGCCGCTGACCCCACCGTCGAGCTCCACGCCATCTCCAGAGCAGAGCTTCTCCTTCTCATCTTCTGCAACGTaaaacagaatgaaagaaaTCAAGTGCGCCACCTGCAGGCGGAGCGGGAACACCACCGGAAAGCCGTTACACAACTTCCATCGTTGTTTTCGTTTCAGAAGCGTCTGCGTCATCGCGTCGACAGAGCCTGCGTGCTTTTTTACCACACCGAGACGCGTCGCGTCCTCACCGTCTTCCGCGTCCAGAGCCTTCGGCGGCGGAACCTCCAGGATCTTCTTCAGCACCGCCACGCCGGTGTCCGTCTCCAGAGTGACCGTGACCGGCCCGCCAGACATCTCGGGGGTGTTTTCAGGCGCCGAGCCGGGGtcgaggccacgccccctcccgGATAAACCAATCAGCGTGCGGCGCTGTTGTTTACCGAGGCGGGCGTCAAGTTAACGTGGTCAAAACAAATATCACTCGAGTCCATTTTAAATTTTGTTATCTTAAATTATGTAGCTGATATATCTGTTATAAGTtacaaatggaaataaaaatattatctgACCAGTTTCTTTCTACTAAGTTGTTGTTGCAACAGGAAGTTACTTTTTATAAAAGGTACTTTATACGAGCGCCTCACGTCAGTCCATTCTgggttattacattttataataattccaTCCATCTATGGTAATTAGGGCCCCCCTACCTCACCTTCATGTCACATGGCCGAGCACGTGTACatctcggggggggggggggggtccgtcGGGATCAATAATATAAGTCTATCGATCTCTCCAGACACTTAGGATACAGAGTAACAGGCCAGAAAtaggtgggattttttttttttttttttaagtgtttttaagTGCAGGTCCGAAATTATGACGTCACGTGCGCCTGTCACGAGCACAAACGTAAACCCTTAACCCACACGCAGCAACAGAAAATATATGGATGAAACACAATAAAAAGGCGAACACGGACACAAAACCTATTAAATATAACGACACGGCCCTGGTTCAAACAAGGACACACACGTGCAATGTCACCTGCGGTCATTTCCATCCCGAACCGCTTTCACATTCTCTCTGCAGGCACTGTGTGTCCGGGAAGAGAAATTGCGTTTATAGCCAATGCTGCGATCCTCAATCAGTCTAATTTTGAGAACAGAATCGATTGCTCGAGTTTCCACACCTGCAGACATTCGACTATCTGCACTTTTAGAGCTGTGTAGAACTAGGTTCTTTTTATTGCAGTTAATTCGAGGACAGTCACATTAAAGTCGCTTATGCAGCCGCGCTTTACGGAGCGAAGTGCGCCACCGGCCACAAGCCGCAGGAAGATCTTCACCTACCGGTGACATCAAACGCGGGCAAAGAGAAGGGAGCCTCGAGCAGAGCTCGGAAAATCTCCGGAATCTCCGAGGACATCGCGGCTGGAGGGTTGAGCGCAGAAAGGGCGCcgagaaaaggggggaaagttCCTTAAAGCGCGACCGACGCGGAGTTACTTAAGTGGTCCCGCCCATCAAACGCCAATAATAAAATCCCTGTCGCGCTATTGGCTGCCGGAGGTGCCTGTTGACACCTCAGTGAGCCAATGAGGCGTCAGTAGTtatgaaaagaacattttctgaCATTCGAACCTAGTTATTTTAATACCAAACGCACGAAAAGCACTGCTGAAACCAAAAGAAGCTCGTAGCGTTTTACCGTGTCATAATGCAGTCTgtaggggtcagaggtcaacgtTCACTCCACAAGACATGAAGGTTCAGCGCTAAACGTAAAACTTTACAGCGTCATGAAttaaaacatctttttttttttctaaaacagtCTGTTTATTGTTAAACACGATCAGGATTTGGTCCATTGTGATCATACTTCACCTTCAAccaaggggaggaaaaaaaaaaaaaaaaaaaaaaacgaacaaaaagCAAACAATGCAGGTAAAAATACAGTACAAAAAGAGGCATTCTTTgttctccacaaaaaaaaataaaaatcaatttctCACGGACCTGTCTGAGGAACGGTCATTTAATGTCCCTTCTCATAAATAACAtggcagcgtgtgtgtgagtgtgtgagagagacagaaattGGACTGTGCTGATGGTTAAACTCTCAAAAACGCAACCACATGCCTCTGCCATCTGCCTTTCCTCTCGTGACCCCTGAAATTCCAGTTTCggctttaaaataaatttatttgtAGTGTGGAAAATAAGTaggcacagtttttttttttttttttaaaccaccatTTCCACACAGTTCATTGACCCCCCAATACCCCCTCACTTATTAAACCCCAGCAGCAGGGGACCCGGTCCAGTTGCTCGCTCCAAACTAGCATCTGACCAGAACACTGGGAACCACCCACCCAGACAGCTCCACTGAAGTGTGGGGTCACCTCCAACAGGAACGTTTAAGGGCATGGAGACAATAAGAGGGCAACCTCTCAAACTACCAGAGAACAGCACAACCATAATCTGATTTCTATGTTCTTAATACAAATAtctatgtgtttgtgtctgtgcgtATATATAGATATCAATAACATATATAGAAAGAGTagattgtgtatatatatatacgttaAGGGTATTTtatagttgtatatatatagtataaggCGCTATGCAGACAAACATAAATATCTATGTATGCTTCTGTGTTCTGTCAATGGATTACACATAAAACAGAACTCGGGGTCTGTATATCCATGTGCAGACCAGCCTCTAATCCAATTCACTGCTCTCATTTCACTAGACAGTCCACATAGCATACACAGACATTTGTTACTGTTAATTATATTTCATACATggatacatatttatatatagcaATTAACATATACGTATATGGGGATAGAAATAGTCATAATAGCGATGAATATCATAATAgccattattataataatagcaATAGTACTAAAACCCTTCAGAGAAGCAAACACCAGGGCCATTCCAGAAGCAGCCTAACAATCCGCAATCATCGCTCTGAATACCCCAATTTTATGCTTCAGACTGCAGCTGATATGCTCCGACATCAGCAATGCTAAGCACAGCCAAACCTCCATCTGATTCTTGCCAGGAAGCTTTAATGCATTTCCTGCCTTTTGGAATGACCCTcacaggagcaaaaaaaaaaaaaaaaaaaaaaattattattattttttttttttacactagtCATCTAACCAGCAATACAGCCCATTTAGCGCAGCTCAATAACAAAGTTTCTATGTAATCAATACAAGGTcagtttatatttaattaagCTTAACTGCTACATTATCCATAATCATTATTAGTATACCAATACTTGTagttatgtatatatgtgtatgttgtgtatgaATACAGAAATAACTCCGCATGCCCAAAACACAGGTATGAGCAAGGCACGCCCTACTATGTATTTGTAGTGGAACTGGATATAACTATAGATCAGGCACATCAGACGgtgcttcgtttttttttttccactttcggCCAATATCCCAGCATGCACGTTTCCCTGTGTGACATGCTGACGGGAGGGCAACAGGGAATTTCTTTCATCTGGCTGAGCATGGCGCAGCTATCAGGCCTCGGGGGCAGAACAAAGGATCAGCATCTTTACCTCACCACACCTGACCTGAGGATGAAGAGAAGTGCTTAAACCAAACcatttcaaataaattcaaACCAAGccagaaggggggaaaaatatatatatataatcacatCCCTCCTACACTCATGCATGAGAGCCATACTTCCATACATGTGACTTGTGGTACCACTCGTGTAGCATCCACAAAGCTGGTGGCCACTGGGACGAAGCTCAGCAAAACACTGCGTGTATAAAAGGGGTGGGGCTTCCGCCAGTTTCAGGTTCCAGAGGTTACACAAGATCACCTTGCTGAAAACTACATTCCACCTCATTAAACGTGTACGTGCGCTTCTGGAGCTGCGGCATGACTGGATAATACATTCATACACCACTGCCAATATGGCAGCCGATTTGTAAAAAATAAGCATCAAATTGGCCCGAGGCTTCGGCAGAAACCAGTTTAGTTTTGGCCTCCTTGAGGAGCAACCCGCTGTGCTGCTGGTCGGGTATTCAACTACAGTACTGTTGGGACAGAGCTGAATATCACACACAAGCGGCACTGGGGGCGTTGCACGTCTACTTCTTTTCTTGACGTTTATGTGTCGGGGTGTCTAAGCTCGTGTGTCAGACTCTGCTGGTTTGGTTGTGTGTCGGGGGTGTTTTGGACGCTATGCTGAGGGGGGTTCCGGGCTGGTGTTCACACAGGTAGTCTCGGCTCTCACTTCCCGTAGGCCAGCTCCTCCACGCTGTGACATGGGTCACAGGTCACCTCCACCCGACAAGCTCCGGcctgtctgtcacacacaggaaaaaaaaaaaaaaaaaaacacaaaacattgaGTTTCTCCCTGTTTCTGGACACAAATGTCTTAAATCTAAAGCACCAAGATGCCATGTGGCACTATATCATGGACCGGATTAAATCCACCTGCCTGCTATTATACAGGGTCAGCCTTTAAGCTGCCTGTAGGCTTGGGTACGCATAGGGACGGATTTATTAAATCTTATAATTGATGCAGCGCAGAACATAAAAGTAAATCaaatcataatgacgttgctccTGTGTGATTTTTCTGGCGGTGGTATAAAAGTAGTGCCGattgtggctgcctgatctgagtacagcgccactccgggCAGGAGTTTCTACTTGCCAGCCCTGTGCGCACTGGGCTCTTTTACCACTGCGCGCCACaatgcattcacacacaaagcgggaacaGAGGAGAGGCTGAACTTATCCGTCTCTGATTGTCCAAAGATCTACTACACATCTTATCGAGAGATTTAGAAACCAGCACGTTGACTGCCACGCCGTTGAATGCCACGCATTTTGCCGGCGTTTTCCTGCCGTTTGTGGAGTCAGTTGAGAGCAGAATGAACACtaacagtttttctgctcattgtagaaaAAGAGACCGTAAATTTTGTATGACGTAGAAACTTTACAgcatgcattgcaatgcatcgATAAACAAGGCATTGAAGattgtaatcgaatcgtgagaccagtgaaggttcacctCTAGATGGTATAGCTCTAGGCTGATTAGGATTTAAACTGGTGCAGAAGAATAGAAGAGGGGCCCTTTCATTCCGAAAAAAAGGACTCACCACTGACTCTGCATAGTCTGTTGACATGGCAATTGGTTTCTCCTCAGGAGGTGGGGTCATGAGTGTTCCATCTGATCGGcgattctgattggtcagcgACAGCCACATGTCATACATCTGCTGCATGTCCCTCACTGTGGGTGGAGATAGGAGGGTTGACCTGTTTGCTGCGACACAATTAGAAAAGCGAGGAGATGGAACCCGAGCTCACAGCTATTGTTCTTCATGTACGTCCACACATCTCTTTCCTCCGGACTGTGGGCAAACGAGCAGTTCCCAATGTAGTGGCACTTCTTCTGTTTCATTACATGGACACACATCTGAGGTGAGACCAAATGAAAAGGAACAGTGAGCGGGCAAATTTATAGATTATCGCATCAGGCATTGTGTGCCaaaacccacacatacacatgaattcacacacacacacacacacacgtaaaaatatgtatgtacgagtgtgtgtgtgggggggggtttccctgaattttgattaaaaaaataataataataaaaatacataacacACAACCTTGTTGTAAAATTCTGACCTACCTTTGCAAAAATGTCTTTGTTAATGTTATTGCAACTTTGTTGGGTCCAAAGTGAAAATTTTTATCAGCGATATTACGCATATAGTTGTAACTAGGACAGAATAACTAAGCCTTTTCCATCTTTAACTCCAAACAGACTTCCATCAAGACTTGATGGGGACAGAACCCAGTTACATCACTCACATCATACTGCTGGGGGTAGGTGCGTGAGAAGGGGAGTGGGCGAACTACCACCCACTTTTTCTTCTCAAACGATTTCACCAACAGCACCCGGCGTTCCTTCGTCCAGCTGAGGCAGAGATAATAAGTAGAGGGAGAGAAAGTCATTAAAACAAACATTAGCTAACAAAAGACATTACTAGCTTTGATATTCGTTGGTCAGTCAACATAGTCATTATTGTCAATATTCTGACAATAATGACTGAGTCATGTTGTGCCGTGAAAGAATCAAGACCGGAGAAGTCACCTGTGCTTGGCCTTGGCTGTGCAGTATTTCAGCTGCTTGTCTGGCTCGTTCACCTGGCCCTCCCTCCAGCATTGCCCACAAACGAACTTCATCTTCAGGTTCAAGCCTCGGCTCCGCCCACAGCTCCCACCGCCGGTGTTACTCCCACCCACCACCAGACTCTCTCCGCCTCCAACGTGCACACCGCCTGACCCGCCACccaaactgctgctgctgggctggtGAGGTAAGGGTAGCGGCTGGAAGAGGAGTGAGAaatgtttatattaaaaaaaattttttaaatttaaataaaatgcacaacagAGGGATTGTCAGTTATTGCTCACACCTTCTGTCTTTGAGCGTTCTGTTCCAGCCGGTGCCAGTGGCGCTTAGATTCTTGGACAATTTCCTCATGGGTGATGCCTGGAGACACAAAgcgtttgtttttatttttatttatatatatatatatatatatatatatatatatatatatatatatatatatatatatatatatatatatatatatatatatatatatatatatatatatatatatatatatatatatatatatatatatattatttttattttttttttttctctctccccccatcACCAGACAATGGACGTATTCAGGTTAATATTTCGCACGTTAATGAAGCGGTCCGTACCAGTGTCCTGTTGCAGCACCCAGCACTTCAGCTCGATGACAGAGTGGGCAAAAGAGCAGCTGTCCTCTCGCTGGCAGCCATAGCGCACCTCATGCCGACACACGTCAAACTGGCACAGCGGGTGCAGCGGCCGTACCTTACTGTAGCGCACATTGGCGGAGCGGACCACGTGTACCAGGCACCTGAGGAAGGTCCATGGCAGTTAAACGAAGCAGTTACGTTACCGATAAATAGGTAGACCAGGGGGAACAGAACATCCCACCAGATCACTTTATTTAGATCTAGATATGTCACGCTAATAACACGTAATAAGACGAGATCTTTAGCAAATGGATTGTAAAGCAGCTTGAAATTCTTTATTCTGAAGCGCCAAACGAACTCAGTCATAAAGTGTGCAGTGCATTACGGGATCCGTAGTAGGCGTGGTTAACGGGCTTCAATGCGTCGTTTCTACTGGTTGCACGATAATGCACTAACAAATGgtagaggtcaaagttcaacagcAGTCGACTCGCGGAGCACCACTCGCCAGACACTCTTCAGACGCGCACCTCACAGAAACGATGGGATTCAGAGGGCAACGGCGCGATGGACTTGGTGAAAGACTTCGCAGCACTCCGTGCACAACAGAACTTCAATCCATGTAGTTTGCGGTAAAAGTGTGGGGGAGAGGGCAGAAATTGAGGCGGGGCTGGAAGGACTTACTTGTTATCGTCGAACGGATGGCGCGCAGTGAGATTGGAGCATACGGCCAGATTCTCTTTGCTGCGTTTGCTGATTATGCGAGGTTTACTGTCGAAACACTCCTGAGACAGAAGCAGAGCGGTGCCACATTACAGCCGCACACGTTTAAAACCCCAAATTGTGACAAATTGCACTCCAATTAATGCCATACCTCACAGAGGAACATGAACATGCCCATGTGGAGTTGAAGGAGACGCGTCACGCTGAGCGCCCGCCTCTCATTGGTACCCAGCGGGTCAAACAGGAGCTCCCGGCTCAGCGCCCCCTTCCGCTCCTGGGTCCACACGTCAATCTCCTCCTGACAGTACGCGAAGGTGCAGTTCTCCCCGTACTGACACTCCTGCCTCTCCTGCACCTCTGTGGAAGTGAGGGAACATCTTTACATCcttcatgaaagtgaagcgatggtcatggtaaaacactgcagcacagcacaccatgaCTAAACAAAacgggtcctctgcattttaacccatcacccatagtgagcagtgggcacctatTAATGGtgccctggggagcagtgactggggacctcagtggcaccttgacagtagGTGGATTCGAACAGAGACCTTCACCTTCCTTAACCAGACGGTTCTAAAAATGCTAAGACTAGCCCACGCACCTTTGCAGAGAACAAATGCCCCCAGGAAGTTGTTGCGGGCAGGCCGAGGCCGCACCCTCTTCCAGGTTTGGTCCTCGGAAGCTTTGCTGCGGCAGAGCAGTACATCTCTCTTGCAGCGGTGGGCCGCATCAGGCTGGTACTTATAATCCATCACCCTGGGACCTGAACCGAGACACACAACATTCAGCTATATTGAAACTGGACACCAGCGCATTAATAATATACGACCGTATGTTACAGTCAATACCACAGTAGACCATAAAATCAAACCACATGGTTACGGGATTGCTCACCTATGCGGCTGTAGCATGCGTGGCAGGCCTGCCGAAACTCATGTGTCGCAGCCAATGGATTTCGTGACAGAAGGGAGAGGTTGGTGCCCATAGGACCATTCTAGCAAAAGGgggaaatacatacatttaatacatattttcaagcctaaaaatatcaaaataaaatcaaaagtTAAGAGTTTTGAGACTTGTGTGACTCAAGTTCCACGTTCTTTACACTTAAAAGTCTAATTTTGTGGCTGCATATTAAATTAGTCATTACAACCATTTTTAATACCATGAAGAAGCTTACCGCTTGACCAGCACCATGGTTCCGTAGTCCAGCAATGAAACTGTGAGAAATTCTTCCCCCTGAAAAAGACACATGATGCATCTCAAGAACCTTATTTTGAGCCAAATTAATTCGGTTTTGTAAGAAGACATGTGCAAGTCCATGTCCAAAAAGTCTAGTTTTTACACTTCCAACAGCTACAAATAAAAGTATAAATCACCACCACTCTTTGAAGGAATCAAAAGACAGAGCTTAGCCCCTTAGCCCCCTTACCCGGCAGGGTGTACTCCGACAGTGAATCCAAGCCCCCAGAGCAGGACGAGCCTGCAGTGTCAGGGGCTCCGGCACCTTGGACAAACGGGCCAAGAGAGTCGAGGGACTGGGGCAAGCCCTCGCTCTGTCCCAGCAGCGGGAAGGGCTCCAGGCTGGGCAAAGGGCTGACTGCCGAGCCGAAGTAGGCTGGGCTGAGCTGCGGCGAGGGAGGAGGCAGGCCGGAGGCGTACGAAGCTCGAAGGCCTACAGCAGTGTTGGGCAGGTTGGTGGGGATGGCACCCTGGACTGGGCTCTGCAGGACATACAGATGAAAATTAGCAGACGGCCAGCAAATCCGGACCTTAATAAGAAAGGTTAGAACATGAGCCGCTGAACGGTAAAGATAAAGACTCACCACGCTGACCTTTGATGCTCCTTTGGGGATGCAGTCCAGCAGGTTGTCCAGTTCCTCGCTAATACACTCGTCCATGTGCTCCGACACAGGCACGGAGTACTGCACCTGACTAGGAAGGCCCTGCCCAGGGCTCTCTGGTGTCTCCGGGCCCACCACAGGCGAGAGGCTGGGCGGAGCCACGTCGTCGCTCACAGGGATGGGCGTGGCCAACGGTGCAGGGATGCACTGAGCATTAGACATGTCTATGACGATGCACAGGGAAAACTTCTTTAATTTACACCAGCAGAGAATTTTGTTAAACTACAAGAACTTGGctctgataataataattaaaaaaaataaataaataacgtaCTACCTGGCCCAAGGTCATTTAAAGACTCTATACCATTTAGAGTCTagaagatggagatggagagaagagagaaatacAATTACAAAATCGGCACATTAGGATTTTGGGACGACTCTGGTCGTTCAACACACCTCTCCAGTGGGAGGGGCATTTTCTccattactctcagacccagAAGAATTGGACTCCACCTGAAAAAGAGGGTGACCACTCTGAGGAATTTCCACGACATTTGAATTACTCCaagaccatatgttctctgaaccTTCCATACAAAACACTAGTATAACCAAATATtgttaaagtaattttttttgacGAGCCTGGAAAGCCTAACGTTTAACTTTCTTCGTATAAGTTGGCGAGTAAGATGGTGCCATCAGGTTGATCGGCTGTAATTGACTTATAAAAGGAGACGTGTGGCTCAGAAACTTCTGGACACGGTTCACGTTGGTTAAAGCCGGCAAAGATACAATAGACCTGTGCTACTTTTCAGGCAGCCTTCCAATCCCGgctccgcttccttacccgcttggccaccactgccagtaaTGATATGTTTATATCGTAActtttcaagacctggaaaaAACTCTTTTCAAAAtccatgacttttttttctcaggtttTTAAATCACCGTAAGAACCCTGATAGATTACACACAGTGAAAGTCAAAATGTGCTttacaaagaagaagaaaataaaaccattgGCGGTCATTATAACCCAGTGCTGAACACGTGTTGGTGAAAGACCCGGGGAGTCacaaacataaaattaaaaGAGGCACAACATTAAAGAGTGTGTGCCCACCTGGGGACTGATGTAGGCCTTCCGAATTTTCAGGCCCAGTTTA
Above is a genomic segment from Denticeps clupeoides chromosome 8, fDenClu1.1, whole genome shotgun sequence containing:
- the tefa gene encoding TEF transcription factor, PAR bZIP family member a isoform X2, encoding MSGGPVTVTLETDTGVAVLKKILEVPPPKALDAEDEDEKEKLCSGDGVELDGGVSGLGPSAALTPAIWEKTIPYDSETFHLEYMDLEEFLIENGIASVEEASQKASGKEDPQNKVEKPSPESTAPATLLPVLELDQCEEEVVSTSVAGAEATAEKDRATPDPDNVEVEVNFDPDPTDLVLSSVPGGELFDPRKHRFSAEELRPQPMIKKAKKVFVPDEQKNEKYWQRRKKNNIAAKRSRDARRLKENQITVRAAFLERENTALRQEVAELRSDFGRCKKVVERYEAKFGAL
- the tefa gene encoding TEF transcription factor, PAR bZIP family member a isoform X1; this translates as MSGGPVTVTLETDTGVAVLKKILEVPPPKALDAEDEDEKEKLCSGDGVELDGGVSGLGPSAALTPAIWEKTIPYDSETFHLEYMDLEEFLIENGIASVEEASQKASGKEDPQNKVEKPSPESTAPATLLPVLELDQCEEEVVSTSVAGAGRRKAACFTEIHGRPRLVHFNPRLVPSPEATAEKDRATPDPDNVEVEVNFDPDPTDLVLSSVPGGELFDPRKHRFSAEELRPQPMIKKAKKVFVPDEQKNEKYWQRRKKNNIAAKRSRDARRLKENQITVRAAFLERENTALRQEVAELRSDFGRCKKVVERYEAKFGAL
- the tefa gene encoding TEF transcription factor, PAR bZIP family member a isoform X3, producing MSSEIPEIFRALLEAPFSLPAFDVTEDEKEKLCSGDGVELDGGVSGLGPSAALTPAIWEKTIPYDSETFHLEYMDLEEFLIENGIASVEEASQKASGKEDPQNKVEKPSPESTAPATLLPVLELDQCEEEVVSTSVAGAEATAEKDRATPDPDNVEVEVNFDPDPTDLVLSSVPGGELFDPRKHRFSAEELRPQPMIKKAKKVFVPDEQKNEKYWQRRKKNNIAAKRSRDARRLKENQITVRAAFLERENTALRQEVAELRSDFGRCKKVVERYEAKFGAL